A DNA window from Engystomops pustulosus chromosome 6, aEngPut4.maternal, whole genome shotgun sequence contains the following coding sequences:
- the SPATA2 gene encoding spermatogenesis-associated protein 2 translates to MDTKYKEDLFRKYVQFHESKLEASDSKQRAISDEYLRTAASALLSLPKIDPIYRFRLIRFYEVCENSLKTLRTSNLRSLHNAAAMLETIGINLFLYPWKKEYKNIKTYTGPFVYYVRAALFDEDIRHILNHMGYIQEQGTVYRLKDHVDTTQVKRVSFELFLARVECELLLEIYLQVKDKGYLEVDVVNERKNSNEDVRGCTDEMKRRVECKESLNITMARMVLQKSASERAPSKDYFKQKVTKPSKSVDAYDSYWDSRNKPPLTASLSLRKEPILVDTEDDLKDEIIRPPHSLHGCSDEFLNLPSNPNGLLRGSSTYGYFPNEDDVDLYTDMDSRLLNLKRQELVKPDSWLFENKINPSHHKRSHVAKETVYMKCQNCGVLSAGPICQKCDSMLIYRPDGPLHKQNNMSIKTTIQNDSYSSSSVLREKVSYGTSSCQERVSQQNAKMKPSTTMRCGFCNRAGASNTCTVCSKVSCDACILAYSHEHCCRKSEYHRFASNNQLNYKSSQLSHLVYR, encoded by the exons ATGGATACAAAGTACAAGGAAGACCTCTTCAGAAAGTATGTGCAGTTCCACGAATCCAAACTGGAAGCTTCGGATAGTAAGCAGCGTGCCATCAGTGATGAGTACCTCCGCACCGCTGCCTCGGCCTTACTCAGCCTGCCGAAAATTGATCCCATTTATAGATTCAGGTTGATTAGGTTCTATGAAGTCTGTGAAAACTCACTTAAAACCCTGCGAACATCCAATTTGCGCTCACTCCATAACGCAGCAGCTATGTTGGAGACAATTGGCATCAACCTCTTTCTTTACCCCTGGAAGAAAGAGTACAAAAATATTAAG ACTTACACTGGGCCTTTTGTCTATTATGTCAGAGCCGCTTTGTTTGATGAGGACATCAGGCACATTTTGAACCAcatgggttatatacaagagcaaGGCACAGTCTACAGGCTAAAAGATCATGTGGACACCACACAAGTCAAGAGAGTCTCCTTTGAACTTTTTCTAGCCAGAGTGGAATGTGAACTGCTACTGGAAATCTACTTGCAGGTAAAGGACAAAGGCTACTTAGAAGTGGATGTGGTCAACGAGCGTAAGAACAGCAATGAAGATGTCAGGGGTTGCACAGATGAAATGAAAAGACGCGTGGAATGTAAAGAATCTTTAAACATAACAATGGCAAGAATGGTTCTGCAGAAGTCTGCCAGTGAGAGAGCTCCTTCCAAGGATTATTTTAAGCAGAAGGTAACAAAACCATCCAAGTCTGTTGACGCCTATGACAGCTACTGGGACAGTAGGAACAAACCGCCACTTACTGCATCCCTGAGTCTGCGTAAGGAGCCCATCTTGGTTGACACTGAAGACGACCTTAAAGACGAAATCATACGCCCCCCACACTCTCTGCATGGCTGCTCTGATGAATTTTTAAACCTTCCCTCCAACCCAAATGGTCTCTTGCGAGGAAGTTCTACTTACGGCTACTTTCCCAACGAAGATGATGTAGACTTGTATACAGACATGGATTCCAGGTTACTTAATCTAAAGAGGCAGGAGCTGGTAAAGCCTGATTCTTGGCTGTTTGAAAACAAGATAAACCCATCTCATCACAAGCGTTCGCATGTAGCCAAAGAGACTGTATACATGAAGTGCCAAAACTGCGGTGTATTGTCTGCTGGTCCCATATGCCAAAAGTGTGATAGTATGCTCATTTACAGACCCGACGGACCTTTGCACAAACAGAACAACATGTCAATCAAGACTACTATACAGAATGACAGCTACTCCTCCAGCTCAGTACTGAGAGAGAAGGTTTCATATGGGACATCATCATGCCAAGAACGTGTGTCTCAGCAGAACGCTAAAATGAAGCCTTCCACCACTATGCGTTGTGGCTTTTGCAACCGGGCTGGAGCTTCCAACACCTGCACAGTTTGTTCCAAAGTCTCATGCGATGCTTGCATTCTTGCTTACTCCCATGAACATTGTTGCAGAAAAAGCGAGTATCACAGGTTTGCATCAAACAATCAGCTAAACTATAAATCCTCTCAGCTGTCCCACCTTGTGTacagataa